ATCCCTGCGACAGCGCACACTCATAGATCATTCTCGCAATAGCTTCAGCCGTCGGGTTCGATTGCATGACGTAACACTCCACTCCCTGCTCTCGAAGTATCGGGAGAAGCGGGTCGCTCTCGGCCAGGA
This sequence is a window from Blastocatellia bacterium. Protein-coding genes within it:
- a CDS encoding 6-carboxytetrahydropterin synthase; its protein translation is LAESDPLLPILREQGVECYVMQSNPTAEAIARMIYECALSQGFPVVEVTVWETETSFATYRSDRGRKGS